Part of the Bacteriovorax stolpii genome, GTCTTAATCTTTCTTCCTGGAATGTATGAGATTAGAAAGTGCGAAGAGATCGTAAGAAACAATTTCAACTGCGAAGTGGTCATCCTTCACTCTGAAGTGGCCGGGATCAATATCGATGAGAGCTTCTATGATCTTTCTCATAAGCGCGTGATCCTCTCTACTAATATTGCAGAAAGCTCTGTGACTATTCCAGGAGTCCGTTCAGTTATTGACTCTGGACTTCATAAAATTAGCCGAATCAACCCGATCACCCGACTTCCCATGGTTGAGCTAAGAAAGATCAGCCAGTCTTCTGCTGTTCAAAGGGCCAATCGTGCTGGAAGAGAAGCTGATGGTTACGCTTTAAGGCTTTATGCTGAACAAGATTTTCAAGGAAGAGATCTTTTTGATATTCCGGAGATCAACCGGTCTGACTTGAGTGAACTTATCATTACATCGGCCGATTTATTTAAGGCACCTCTCAATGACTTTACCTTTGTGGCCCCTTTAAAAGAAACCGAAGTCAAAAAATCTGAAGACTTCCTGACTCAAATTGGTTTTTTAGAAAATAAACTGCCGACACCTTTGGCCCATAAACTTTCACGCCTTCCCTTTCATCCGCGCGTTTCAAAAATACTGCATGAAGCTTCGCTTTGCGGATCGCAGACATACAATCAGGTTGTTCAATTCCTGGCCGACCTGCTTGAGCCAAAAAATACAAATCGTTTTAAATCCCTGGCAAAAAATTACTTTAAGCCTAAAGACAATGGCTCTCATGCTGACCTGGAGAAGATGATTCTTTTTGGTTATGTCGATCAAATCTCTAAATTGCGCGAAGGCCACAAACTGATCCACTCTAGTGGTGAGGTTTATGCTATTTCTTCCAGCATCTCTAATAATATTGATCCATCCCATGACCTTTGGATCATTCTCGACCTGGACAATAGAAATGAAGTCACAAGGCTTCTTCCGATTGAAGAAGAGTGGTTATATGATTTGCCACTTTTTCCCATCGAAGAATCTGAACGCATTGACTTTAATCCTGAAACACTAAAACTGAGCGTAGAAAGAGTGACCCACATCGGTGCCATTGTTCTTTCAAAAGAAAAAGTGACGAATTCTGAACTCTCCGATGAATCTATTCATTTTGTGATGAAAAAACTCTCTCCTCTTTTTAAAGAAAAACTAAAAGAAGATGCTTTCACTCGTCTGGAGATTTTAGAAAAATACACCGTTAAAAAAATAGCCGACTTTGATTTTGAATCATGGTTTAAAAACCAGGTGCCTTATCTTTTAAGTGATTCAAGTTATACTCTAGAAACTGTTTTAGGCTTCTATGTAAATGATCTTTTCCATTTTCTTAATGAAGAAGGCACATATGACCTGGAAGAAGACTTGCCTCTTTTTCTAAAACTACACGACAAGAGAAAAGTCCCAATTCATTACGATGCTACTAACGGTAT contains:
- a CDS encoding ATP-dependent helicase C-terminal domain-containing protein, with amino-acid sequence MHPFPIDTLKNDILKSLDEVDFLVIKSTPGSGKTTRVPLFLSEKYKKKIYILEPRKLAAKLASQFVAKNKGELPGKSVGHIFKYEKMATDETQVIFLTEGTFLRILASDPTLEDCDVVILDEFHERHYYTDIAFSFLHKIKEKNKNLKVIIMSATINLAELDSALVGRVKTLELNETKHKLQIDHLPNNTLVLKDPLERKVYNALSDVIKRPGHVLIFLPGMYEIRKCEEIVRNNFNCEVVILHSEVAGINIDESFYDLSHKRVILSTNIAESSVTIPGVRSVIDSGLHKISRINPITRLPMVELRKISQSSAVQRANRAGREADGYALRLYAEQDFQGRDLFDIPEINRSDLSELIITSADLFKAPLNDFTFVAPLKETEVKKSEDFLTQIGFLENKLPTPLAHKLSRLPFHPRVSKILHEASLCGSQTYNQVVQFLADLLEPKNTNRFKSLAKNYFKPKDNGSHADLEKMILFGYVDQISKLREGHKLIHSSGEVYAISSSISNNIDPSHDLWIILDLDNRNEVTRLLPIEEEWLYDLPLFPIEESERIDFNPETLKLSVERVTHIGAIVLSKEKVTNSELSDESIHFVMKKLSPLFKEKLKEDAFTRLEILEKYTVKKIADFDFESWFKNQVPYLLSDSSYTLETVLGFYVNDLFHFLNEEGTYDLEEDLPLFLKLHDKRKVPIHYDATNGIHCESYIQDFYGLKSAPSILKGKEKIKVHLLGPHKRALQVTTDLGSFWDKAYKELYAELKRDYPRHYWPLSPKEALPILLMKNVK